The following are from one region of the Nicotiana tomentosiformis chromosome 7, ASM39032v3, whole genome shotgun sequence genome:
- the LOC138896525 gene encoding uncharacterized protein isoform X1, with amino-acid sequence MELVQDLLLGMLELHLHVYLAKTPADLIATPVQAEGKEFEDVDVLGRGEEAKNGRVFGIEDIAGKVHETQDKSGSTAARYVGINDEFSDDKLERKAAACLATAGVIKSTATLGKPTALVSTAVQAGQLLSPGKTGDVFYGNSVTAPLQTVTSQKSDVQAMQKSNEREWAVVNRSPNKKNAPAPKHKAPINRTQSTTSNNQVDQELASTSTVSKSPGSGKH; translated from the coding sequence ATGGAGCTGGTTCAAGACCTACTGCTGGGGATGTTAGAACTACACCTGCACGTGTATCTAGCTAAAACACCAGCAGATTTAATAGCAACTCCAGTGCAAGCTGAAGGGAAAGAATTTGAAGATGTTGATGTTTTGGGTAGAGGAGAAGAAGCAAAAAATGGACGGGTGTTTGGGATCGAAGACATAGCTGGGAAGGTGCATGAAACTCAAGACAAATCTGGTTCCACAGCAGCTCGATACGTTGGTATTAATGATGAGTTTAGTGATGATAAATTAGAGAGGAAGGCAGCAGCTTGTCTAGCTACTGCTGGAGTTATTAAAAGTACTGCTACATTAGGAAAACCAACAGCCCTTGTATCAACTGCTGTGCAAGCTGGGCAGCTACTATCTCCGGGCAAAACAGGAGATGTTTTTTATGGCAATTCTGTTACAGCTCCCTTACAGACAGTAACTTCTCAAAAGTCAGATGTCCAAGCAATGCAAAAATCAAATGAAAGGGAATGGGCAGTAGTGAATCGATCACCAAACAAGAAGAATGCTCCAGCTCCTAAACATAAAGCTCCAATTAATAGAACACAGTCTACTACATCAAATAATCAGGTTGATCAGGAATTAGCTTCAACATCTACGGTTTCTAAGTCACCAGGCAGTGGGAAACACTAG
- the LOC138896525 gene encoding uncharacterized protein isoform X2: MPEKRNANGKEMFQLAEVVSQELKVSNESVSHQVAAGGAKGSVYEPRIIQHKVIDSTIAGDDRPTNAKKNAAAAVFEKPCIEPAAVGSKLEANVTGNAPNGRCPVSGAVVPVAEALARVAQDLKSAENTVVNRGIAGASKGSAIEPGHLQQMMDDSALAAAIRAIYAKNNAADAVLGQFDKAGK, translated from the coding sequence ATGCCTGAGAAGAGGAATGCAAATGGAAAGGAAATGTTTCAACTTGCAGAAGTTGTTTCTCAGGAATTGAAGGTCTCCAACGAGTCTGTGAGTCATCAAGTTGCAGCTGGAGGTGCTAAGGGCTCAGTTTATGAACCTAGAATTATTCAACACAAGGTGATCGACAGTACAATAGCTGGGGATGATCGACCAACCAATGCTAAGAAGAATGCAGCAGCAGCAGTGTTTGAAAAACCTTGCATTGAACCAGCTGCTGTAGGTTCAAAACTGGAGGCAAATGTTACAGGGAATGCACCTAATGGCCGATGTCCTGTTTCTGGTGCAGTTGTTCCAGTTGCTGAAGCCCTTGCTAGAGTTGCTCAGGACTTGAAATCTGCAGAAAATACAGTGGTTAATCGAGGTATAGCTGGAGCTTCTAAAGGTTCAGCTATTGAACCTGGACATCTTCAACAGATGATGGATGATAGTGCATTAGCTGCAGCTATTCGAGCAATCTATGCTAAGAATAATGCAGCAGATGCAGTGTTAGGACAATTTGACAAAGCTGGAAAATGA